DNA from Ignavibacteria bacterium:
AGCACAACCGGGAACTCATATCCGTTTGCAGAAATAAACGAACGGACTTTTGAAAGCGATTTTTGGTTATCGTTATTGACTGCAAGATATGTAAAACCTTTGTCTTTATATTTTGCCCAGATGTCGTTCATATATTTCATTTCATCTTTGCAGGGAGCGCACCAGGTTGCCCAGAACGAAAGCATAACGGGACCCTTTTTTAACAACTCGCTTAATGTAACATCATCACCATTGAGGTCTTCAAGAGTGAAATCATAAAACGACTGCGCTTTAGTTAGATTTACAAAAGCAAAAACTATAACGATTGACAATAAAAATTTCTTAATCATAAAACTTGGTTTAAAACTTTTTAAAAAACAAAAAAAGAGAGATTCTTCGTCGCTTCGCTCCTCAGAATGACACGTGTTTTCCGGGGGATGACCTGCAGAGTTCCCTGCCAGCACCACCGGTGGCATGTAGGGAATGACAATCTCTTTTAACACACCCCGTCTCCGACTTTGTCGGAGCCACCCCTCTCGAGAGGGGAATTTTGAAAAATTATTTTAATAAAAGAACTACTAATGCTGTTACGAATAAATTTAAAAGAGCTATAGGGAGCATCACCTTCCATCCTAAATCCATCAGCTGATCATAACGGAATCGAGGCAATGTCCATCTAACCCAAATAAAGAAAAACACCAGAGCAACAACTTTTATGCAGAATGCCAGCACCTGAATTATGCTTACAAGCAAATCAGGCAATCCGAATGTCTGCAGGTACGGGAACTGCCATCCTCCGAGATATAAAGTTGTTATAACGGCAGATGCAACAATCATTGCAGCGTATTCAGCGAGAAAGAACATTGCGAATTTCATGCTTGAGTATTCCGTGTGATAACCTCCGACGAGCTCCTGCTCTGCTTCAGGGAGGTCAAAAGGCGCTCTGTTTGTTTCAGCGAATGACGCCACAAGGAATATTATGAATCCGACCGGCTGTAAAATGATGTTCCATTGCCAGCCGTATTGGTTTTGAACTATCTGGTTAAGCTCTAAAGTTCCGTTAATAATGATGATTCCAAGCACTGCAATACCCATTGAAAGCTCATAACTAATCATCTGCGCAGAAGAGCGGAGACCGCCAAGAAGCGAATATTTGTTGTTTGATGACCATCCGCTGAGTGTTACTCCATATACACCAAGCGATAGCAATGCGAGAATGTATAAAATCCCGATGTTAACGTTTGCAATCTGCAATTGGATTGTTCTTCCGAAGAGAGTAATTGTATCGCCGAAAGGAATTACCGCAAAAGTGGAGAGCGCGACTACGATGGAAATTCCGGGAGCGAGCGCGTGAATAAACTTGTTAGCTTTTTCAGGAACAATGTCTTCCTTCATCAAAAGCTTTATTACGTCAACGAGGGGCTGTAGGAGACCTTCAGGACCGACACGATTGGGACCGTACCTGTTCTGAACGAAAGCCGAAACTCTTCGCTCAGCATAAACAGAATAAGCAACTCCTGTAAGAATGACTCCATGCACAACCGCAATTTTAACGAGTGTAATTAGTAAATCAATTAACCATTCTGGCATAGTATAGAAATCGAATTATCATATAAAATCCTAAAAAATAAGCAAAAATGAAATGAAGAATTTATGACAGAATGATAATTTAAGATTAAAAAAACTATCCCCGAATTTGCACAAATTTACACAAATTTTTTGAAGGTTATTGTGAATTACGCAGGAGTCCCTTGCAGGAGACTCCTGCGGGAGCAAAAGTAAAAAAAGATGAACACACCCCGTCGCTTTGCGACACCCCTCTCGAGAGGGGAATTATATTTCAATAGAGACGCAAGATGTTGCGTCTCTACGGTAGTTTTAAAAATTATATTTTTGAGAGTTTTTGTTTTAAGTGTTCGATTACTTTGACGGGGGTTGGGTCAACTTTATTTAAGATTGCGAGATAGTAGCTTACCCAGTCGCCGAGATATGCAAGCTCGAAAATTCTTTCGAGACGCGAAGGAGCATCACTGCTAATGTGCATATGGTCGTCCGCAAATTCTTTATAAACCGATCCCGTGATTTCCATTCTTGTCTGAATGCGCTTGTTGTCTTCTTTGTCCTCAAGCATCAGCACATACATTTGTTTCATAAGTTTTTTATTGCAGTGCCAGCCGACAAGTTCGTTATGATTCATTTCAGGATAAAAATTTCCAAAGACTAACTGCTTTGCGTTTTCAGCAATCTGTCCGCGCCAGCGAAGATTGACAATATCAAGAACATCAACGCTTGAATAAATTATAGGAAGCTTGTCTTTTAATTCTCTCGCAATATGAACCGGGCGGTTATCTTTGTTATTAAAATCAGAAAGCTCTTTTGATAAATTTTTAATATGATTGACTGTATCCGCAATTTCTTTTGATTTATCTTCGACGAGCTTAAGCTTCAACATAATTTTTAACACGACAAAGAAAGAATATCCCAATGCGCAGCGGGGCTGAAGTCCGCCGGGGATTTTTATGCAAGGGAGGCCGTTGTCTTTTGCGACCTGCTCGACTTTTCCGCCGCTTGTGATGCAGATGATTTTGCAATTTTTGTTGAGTGATTCCTCGAACGCAGAGTTTGTTTCTTCGGTGTTGCCTGAGTAGCTTGAGATAATCGAAAGCGTTTTATCGCTTGCGAATGCAGGCAGGTGGTAGTTGCGATTGATAAACATCGGAACGGGAAGCTCGTATTGAAGGAAGCTTCTCACGAAGTCTCCGCCGATTGCAGAGCCGCCGAGTCCGTTTAGGATTATGTTATCGATTCCAGTAAAATCATATTTTGATAAATCATATTTGTCAGCGATTTGCACGGCTTCTTCGCATTGTTTTCCGAAGTTTTCCAGAATGTCAAACATATTTGATTTATCACACTCTCTTATTTGGTCGCTTAATAGCATTTAAATTATTTTGTATTTTTTATAAAAATTTTATTTTTGAAAATAACTAAACAATCGATTCTTTTAGAAAATAACTCAACGTTTTGCGTTTGAGTGAATCCACCTATTTGTAGTTTATTCATTATATTATTATCAAAATCGGTATAGCAAAAATTTAAAGATATTCCATTAAACAAAAAACCTTCAAAATATTCATAAGAATCTAACTTTTCAATTTCATTGTTAATTGTTATTAAATTTACATGATTTGGTGTGTAAAATAATTTTAACTCTATTCCATAACGAACCGGCTGTAACCACATTGCATCACCTGTGTAGTCGTAATCTGGACTATATGTCTTGATAGAATTGAATTCTATTTCTGGACCTAAAATTGCTATATCAAATCTACAGTGTGATACTTGAATAGAAAAACCTTTTGATTTATAATGCTTAAAATATTTGTATTCAGTAGTAACTTCTGGTATTTTTACGGGTTCAACGTAATATTTACTTAGTTCAAAAGTTGTATTTAATTGTTTGTTTCCTGAAAATAATTTTTTAATCTCATTATATAATCCACATTTTAAATCACTCTCAAATAAATAATGTAAGGGTACATTTTGAAATTTTTTAATAAAAATCTCTATTGCTGAAGTTAATTTTTCACCTTCTGACAAAATGTATTATTTTTTAAAAGTTTTATTGTAATATTTATTTACTTTTTGCCGTATTTCTTCCTCAGTATCAAGTTCAAGAATTTCCTCGACAAGTTTTTTTGCGTCTTTATATTTAATCGAACGTATGATATTTTTTATTTCAGTGAACTCCGAAGGAGTGACGCTAAGCTCATCTGCACCCATGCCGATGAGGACAATGCTTGCAAGCTTGTAAGACGCCATTTCCCCGCACACAGAAACAGGAATTTTATTTTTATGAGCAATACGGATTATTTTATCGAGAGCGCGGATTACAGCGGGATGAAATTCCTGATAAAGCTGAGAAATGCGCTCGTTACCGCGGTCAACAGCAAGTATATACTGAATTAAATCGTTTGTTCCTATGCTGAAGAAATCAACTTCTTTTGCAAAAGCATCAGCAAGGAAATAAGCCGAAGGCACTTCAATCATAACACCGACTTTTATGTTTTTATCGAAGTTAACATTTTCTTTTTTAAGCTCTGCCTTTGCTTCATCCAGAACTTTTTTTGCTTTTCTGATTTCTTCAACGGAAGAAATCATAGGAAAAAGAACCTTTATGTTTTTCTTTGCGGAAGATTTCAGGATTGCACAGAGCTGCTCTTTGAAAATTTCAACACGGTCAAGACAGATTCTTATCCCGCGCCACCCGAGGTTTGGGTTATCTTCTTTTTGTGATGACGGCAGGAGCTTATCTCCGCCGATGTCATAAGTTCTGATTGTTACAGAGTTCGGATAGGTAACATCGGCAATATGACAGTATTCTTCTACCTGATATTCTTCCGAAGGAAAGTCCCCTGCTTCGAGAAATAAATGTTCGGTGCGGTAAAGCCCGATGTCGCAATGACCATATTTAGTTACAAAATCAATTTCTTCGTCGAACTCGATGTTTGCGGAAAGATTTATTTTTTTGCCGTCGAGTGTTTCATTGGGGAGGTCTATTATTTCAAAAAGTTTTTTCTCGTATGCTTTAACTTCTTTAAGCTTCTCCTGATACTTTTCGATTGTTTTATGTGAAGGATTTGAAATTACAATCCCTTCAAAGCCATCAGCAATAATAAACTCACCGTTTTTTATGTAATCCGAAACATATTTTGTTCCGAGTATTGCCGGAACGCGAAGCGCCCGCGCAATGATTGCGGCGTGTGAAGTAACTCCCCCGACATCTGTTACATAACCCTGAACTTTACGACGGCTGAATAAAATTGTATCTGCAGGTGTAAGCTCATGCGCAACGATGATTGAGTTTTCCTCCACCTTGGAAACAAGCTTCTCGCGTTTCATATTCCGGAGAACGCGGTTGTTAACATCGCGTATATCGGTGAGACGTTCGGTAAGATAGTCATCACCGGTTGCGAGCAAAATATTTTCGAGTTTTTTTATTTCGTCGTTGAAGATATAGCTTGCGGTTCTTCGTTCCGTGATAATTCGTTTTTTAACGCTTTCAAGAAAATGCGTATCGTTAAGGATTTCAATCTGAGCATCGAATATTCTGGATTTTTCCTCTCCGATACGCTCCTGAGAAATTTTATATATTTTTTTTAATTCTTTTAACGAAAGCTCAATGGCTTTTTCAAAATCAAGAAGCTCATTCTCAATGTCTTTTTCACTCTGTTCTGATGGATTAACTAAAATTTTTCCGCGTGAATATGTATAAGCAATGCTTATTGATATGCCCGGTGATGCGGGAATTCCGGTAAATATTTTTTCTGATGATTCCGGCATTAAAGATTATTTTCTCTTATGTATATAATCAAATCCGTTCCCGGTAAATCAGGAACGTCGAACTCTCTTAATATTGTTATAAGCTGTCCCCTATGAAACGTTGAATGGTTCATGCAATGCATAATGGAAAGATAGCGTTTGTTTTTATAATCCTGTCCTCCCAATCCTTTGTAAGAAAACTCAGACATTAAAAATTCTTCATCGTTGGTTGCAATATAATCAACAAAGCGTTCGGACATTTTCAGCATTAAATCCTGCGCTTCAATGAAATCTCCCTTGAAATGATTGCTGGGCCAGTCGGTTGCCGACATTCCAAGCAGACGTTCAAGCCAGATTGCTTCGGCATCCCAGATATGATAGACCGTTTTTCTTAAAGACGGAAAGCTGTTTTTGACGGGTTTATCGAGAAGCTCGTTTCCTATTTCGGAAATTTTCAGACAAAGCTGCTTATTCGCCCAGTGATTGTATTTCGTGTATAGATGAAGTAGGTCCTTCATTGTCATTATTGTTTTCGTTATTGTTTTCCTGTGAAAGCTCTAAAAAATTTTCATCAATGTTTTTGGTTGCTTTTGCCCCCAGACGCTTCAAGTCCTGAACCTGGCTTGTGAGACTTCCTCTTCCCGATGAAAGCTTGCTGATAGCTTTTTCTATAGAGTCACCTGATTTAGAAATTTGTTTCTGAACTTCTTTAAGGTCATCAATGAACAGGCAAAATTTGTCGTAAAGCTGTCCGCCGCGTCTGGCGATTTCAAGAGCATTTTTGTTTTGTTTTTCCTGAGTCCAGATGCTTGCGACAGTCCGCAAAGTTGCAAGAAGAGTCGTCGGGCTTACGATTACGATATTATTGTTAAATGCATCGGTAAAAATATCAGCATCATTCTGAACTGCAAGCGCAAATGCGGGCTCGACAGCCATAAACATCAAAACAAAATCCGGACTTTTCGAGCCGGGAATATCCTGATATTTTTTTCCGCTTAAACCTTTGATATGATTTCTGACAGATTTAAGATGCTCTTTCAGGCATATCTCTTTTTCGCTTTCTGCAACACAAGAAACAAACTGTTCATATGCAGTTAAGGAGACTTTGGAGTCTATTATTAAATTTTTATTATCGGGAAGATAAATAATTACATCGGGACGCAGACGCTTGCCGTCGTCATTAACTGAAGATGACTGAACATCATATTCGCTTCCTTTTCGTAAGCCGGATTTTTCGAGAACGCTTTCGAGAATAAACTCGCCCCAGCTTCCCTGAGTTTTTGAATCTCCCTTGAGAGCTTTTGTGAGGTTGTTTGTTTCTTCTGTTACCTGTTTGTTCAGGTCTTTGAGAAGATTCAGCTGTTCAATTAACTGGCTTCGCATCTTTGTTTCATCCGTGTGGACACGATGAACGGTATTCTCAAAATCTGTCAGCTTTTCGCGAAGCGGCTTTATCAGGTTATCGAGATTGTCTTTATTGAGCCTTGTGAACTTATCACTTTTGTCGTCAAGAATTTTGTTTGCAAGGTTTTCAAATTCTTTTATGAATTTTTGCTGGAGATTTTCAAGTTCGGATTTTTGTTCAGCGAGCTTTGTCTGAAGATTTTCAAAGTCGGCATTCTTTTTTGAAAGAGCGGAATTCAGGTCTATCAGTTTTTCGTTCTGAGAAGCAAGCTGTGATTTTTTTTCTTCGGTATCTTTTTGTAAGAATATGTTTCTTTCTTCGGCTTTTCCGAGATTTGTTTTTATCAGCGTTATTTCTGAATTAAGACGGTTTAATTCATCGGGAGAAATGCCTTTATCAGATGAAAACTTGTATTTTGCTATGAAAAACGCAGCAATTGCCCCTATGAGCAAGCCAATTATTAAGAAAATTATGTCCATATAATTTAATATAATTAGCATTGTGTAAAGATTAAATCCATAAAAAATAAAGGATACATAATTATTAATGAATATAAGCTTAAATAAAAATTTACGATTTTTATAGTATAACTGATTAATATACCGGTTTATGCCTAAGCAAAAAGAAGTTGTGATTATTGGTGCGGGATTTGGCGGACTACAGGCAGTAAAGAAATTATCGAAAGATAAATCTCTCAAGATTACTTTAATCGACAGAACTAACCATCATTTATTTGCTCCGCTGCTTTATCAGATAGCAACCGCAGTGTTGAGTCCTGCCGACATTGCAATACCTGCAAGAAATCTGACAAAGGGGCTGAATAACGTAACGGTAATTATGGAAAACGTTACGAGAATAGACATTGACAAGCATGAAGTTTTTTTTAACAATGCTTCGATTCATTATGATTACCTGATTCTTGCGGCAGGAATGCGGACAAGTTATTTTGGTCATGATGAATGGGAGAAACATACGCTTGGATTGAAAAATCTTGTTGATGCGCTTAGAATAAGAAAACAAATTTTGTTTTCATTTGAAGAAGCAGAAAACCATCCGGAAAAAGCAAGCGAGCTTCTGAATTATATTATTATCGGAGGCGGACCGACGGGTGTTGAGATGGCAGGTTCGATAGCAGAGCTTTCGCATACAATCATAAAAAAAGATTTCAGAAAAATTGATACAAGCAAAGCAAAGATTACTTTGATTGAAGCGGGACCAAGACTGTTGCCGACTTTTGATGAGAAGCTTTCAGAATATACAAAGAAATCTCTTGAAGAGCGGGGTGTAAAAGTTATGGTGAATACGAGGGTAGAGAACATCGAGCAGCATAAGGTTTTTATACAAGGTGATGTTTTGCATTCACATCTGATTATCTGGGCAGCGGGAGTAGAGCCGGTGCCTCTTATACAGGAGTTGAAGCTGCCTCACGACAAACAGAAAAGAATTATCGTAAACCAGTATTGCTCGGTTGATGACCATCCCGAAATTTTTGTAATCGGAGACATTGCGCATTTCGAACAGGACGGAAAGCCGTTGCCGGGACTTTCACCCGTTGCGATGCAACAGGGAAGATATGTTGCAAGGTTAATCCTGAATGAAGTTAAGGGTGAAAAAAGAAATAAACCGTTTCATTATGTTGATAAAGGAACGATGGCGACAATAGGAAGAAAAGACGGAATTGCAGAATCAAAGGGATTAAAGTTTAAAGGATTTATGGGATGGCTTTTGTGGCTGTTTGTTCACTTGTGGTATCAGGTGGGATTTAAAAACAAAGTATCGATTTTAGTAACGTGGATTTGGAGCTACCTTACGTTTGGGGCAAGCGCGAGGGTGATACAATCGCCAATAGATTCAAAGGACAGGTTTGCGTTTTGAAAGTTCATTTTATGAAATGAGTCCGGCTATCGCTTTCGATGTTGCTGCCCCATAGTTCGTAGCCGTGGTATTTCATGAGGAGGCGGTAGCCGTCAGGGATGAACGAAGTTGATTCAAAGTATGTGCCGCGGTTTATGTTGTCCTTCTCTATTATTATATAATCATAATTATTTTTTAAGCTGTCCAATTTTGCTTTTGCGAGCAAAGGGTTTTCATTCAGCTCTACGAGATTCCATTTATATCCCCTATTCCAATTCATGTCAACTCCATTAAAATAATAACTTAACTGTGGATTGTACTTATAGTTGGGCGAAACATAAATGAATTCGCTTACATTCTTTTCGTCGAGATAGTTTTTTATGTTTGAAAGCTTGAAGCTATTTTCGAACGCAGGCGGATTGAAGAAGAGAAAGATGTTGTTGAAGATGAAAAATAAAAGAGTGAAGGCTGTGAGAGTGTAAGGTGAGATTAGTTTATCAAAATTTATTTTGTCTTTTTTTGTCAGTAAATATATGCATAGAGCTATAATGAGAATTATTGGAATGCTGATTAAAAGATTGATAGTGATTAAAGATAAGAAAGATCGTTTGTAATCACCGAGGAAAAACCAAAAAATGTTGAAGAGCAATAAAATAAAAATGTTTCGCCTGTCTTTTTCTGACCAGTGATTGTTGAGAATGAAGCTTGCGGTTATGATTGTGAAAGCGGGGAGAAATAAGAATGCGTATGGTTCGAGTTTGGTTTTAAAAAAAGAAATTAAGATTAACGGGATTAGAAACCATAAGTGGATAAATAATTGCTTCCAGTTATTCTGTATTTTGTTTTTGTAATCATAATAAATTGAATAGAAAACAAGAATTGCAAACGGGAAAAGGGTTAAGAGATAGTTGATATAGAAAAAGATTCCGCTGGGTTTTGTGTTATCATCGACTCCTTCAACTGCACGTTGATAGATATGAAAACCAAAAATATATTGGATGAAACTGCCGCCGTATTTTTCGAGCACGTGATAATGCCATGGGAGCGCGATTAGTAAGCCGGTGAAAGAAAGAATAAGAATTCCGGTAAAAATTTTTTTCCTGTTTAAATTGTTTTTGTGAAAGAATAAAGTGACGAGAAAGCAAATTAAGATTAAAGGGACGATAAAGCCGACAAGTAGCTTTGTCATTAATGATAAACCGAAGCAGATTCCAGCAAAGAAAGTGTGTTCGTATTCCGAAGTTTTTAAAAATTTCACGATGAAATAAAATGGCAGCAGAATGAAAAACAGAACGGGGATATCGAGTTGAAATCTTTTTATGTAGATGCTGAATAAGACAGATGAAGAAAAAATTACCGCCGAGAGAAACCCTGTTTTGAAATCGAAAAGCTCTTTGCCGAGCATTGTTATGACGATGACGGAAAGAAGTCCGAAGATGAATGGAATTAATTTTAAAATCCAGTCGTGCAAGCCGAATGCCTTAGTTGCGAAATATCCAAGCCAGACAACGAGAGGAGGCTGTGAGCCCGAGTCCATGCCTGCGACGGAGTGCTGTGCCTGATCCCAAAAATCACCGTTGAGATAAATTGAATTAACGCGGGCTGCATACATGCCTTCATCCCACGGCTGAATGTCATCGAATCCAATAGCAGGTAGCTTAAAAAGCGTTAATAGTAATAGAAGAAAAAATAAACAAGTCTTAGGATAATTTGTGGGATAATTTGTGATGTAATTCCAATTCAAGTCGTTTGTGTTGAATTAAGAATTAAAAATTTATTCTATTATATCGAACTTGGTATAATCTCTTAAAACTTCAGGGATAATTATTTTGCCCTCTTTGGTCTGGTTTGCCTCGAGAAGCGCGACCATCAAGCGTGACGTTGCAAGTCCTGAACCGTTCAATATATGGACAAACTCTGTTTTTGATTTTGCATCAGGTGAATTTCTTTTGAAACGGATTTTTCCGCGACGCGATTGAAAATCGGTGCAGTTGCTGACTGAAGATGCTTCAAGCCATTTGTTTTCTGCATAAGACCAGACTTCAAGGTCATAACACTTACTTGCGGCAAAGCCGAGGTCGGCGGTGCAAAGCTCGAGGATACGGTAATGAACGTTCAATGCTTCGAGAATTCCGGTTGCATGACAGAGCATTTTCTGAAGCTCTTCATAAGAATCTTCGGGCTTGCAGAAATTTATAAGCTCGACTTTGTTGAACTGATGAACGCGCAGAAATCCTTTTGTGTCTTTGCCGTAACTTCCTGCTTCGCGGCGGAAGCAGTTTGTAAATCCGCAGTATTTTATAGGAAGTTCTTCGTCTTTTAAGATTTCATCGCGGTGAATATTTATAATCGGAACTTCAGCAGTCGGAATTGCAAACAGGTCATCTTTTTCCATGTGATACATATCTTCTTCAAATTTCGGCACTTTCTCGGCGGCTTCCATAGAAGCACGGTTCACGAGAACGGGAGTGAGAACTTCGCTGTAGCCGTTTTTTGTGATGTGAGTATCGAGCATGAAATTCCAGAGAGCGCGTTCGAGAGTTGCGCCTTTGCCTTTATACAGAGGAAAGCCGCTACCTGAAATTTTTGTGCCGCGTTCGAAGTCGAGAATGTCGAGAGACTTTCCAAGCTCGAGGTGGTCTTTGGGCTTAAAGTCGAATGTTTTCTTTTCTCCCCAGACTTTTGTTTCGACGTTATCGTCGGCAGACTTGCCAATGGGAACATTATCTGCCGGAAGAGCAGGGAGGTTTCTTAAAATTACATCAATGTCGCCGTCAAAATTTTTCAGAGTTTCATCGAGCTGTTTAATTTCTTCGCCGACTTTTTTCATCTCTTCGATTTTTGCAGAGCCGTCCTGTTTATTTTTTTTCATTACGGCGATTTCATC
Protein-coding regions in this window:
- a CDS encoding TlpA disulfide reductase family protein, with protein sequence MIKKFLLSIVIVFAFVNLTKAQSFYDFTLEDLNGDDVTLSELLKKGPVMLSFWATWCAPCKDEMKYMNDIWAKYKDKGFTYLAVNNDNQKSLSKVRSFISANGYEFPVVLDTDEKIFEAYQGSGHPFSVIIGMDGSIKARHLGYVPGDEVKFEEEIKANLN
- the nuoH gene encoding NADH-quinone oxidoreductase subunit NuoH, whose product is MPEWLIDLLITLVKIAVVHGVILTGVAYSVYAERRVSAFVQNRYGPNRVGPEGLLQPLVDVIKLLMKEDIVPEKANKFIHALAPGISIVVALSTFAVIPFGDTITLFGRTIQLQIANVNIGILYILALLSLGVYGVTLSGWSSNNKYSLLGGLRSSAQMISYELSMGIAVLGIIIINGTLELNQIVQNQYGWQWNIILQPVGFIIFLVASFAETNRAPFDLPEAEQELVGGYHTEYSSMKFAMFFLAEYAAMIVASAVITTLYLGGWQFPYLQTFGLPDLLVSIIQVLAFCIKVVALVFFFIWVRWTLPRFRYDQLMDLGWKVMLPIALLNLFVTALVVLLLK
- a CDS encoding bifunctional phosphoglucose/phosphomannose isomerase, which codes for MLLSDQIRECDKSNMFDILENFGKQCEEAVQIADKYDLSKYDFTGIDNIILNGLGGSAIGGDFVRSFLQYELPVPMFINRNYHLPAFASDKTLSIISSYSGNTEETNSAFEESLNKNCKIICITSGGKVEQVAKDNGLPCIKIPGGLQPRCALGYSFFVVLKIMLKLKLVEDKSKEIADTVNHIKNLSKELSDFNNKDNRPVHIARELKDKLPIIYSSVDVLDIVNLRWRGQIAENAKQLVFGNFYPEMNHNELVGWHCNKKLMKQMYVLMLEDKEDNKRIQTRMEITGSVYKEFADDHMHISSDAPSRLERIFELAYLGDWVSYYLAILNKVDPTPVKVIEHLKQKLSKI
- the ptsP gene encoding phosphoenolpyruvate--protein phosphotransferase, coding for MPESSEKIFTGIPASPGISISIAYTYSRGKILVNPSEQSEKDIENELLDFEKAIELSLKELKKIYKISQERIGEEKSRIFDAQIEILNDTHFLESVKKRIITERRTASYIFNDEIKKLENILLATGDDYLTERLTDIRDVNNRVLRNMKREKLVSKVEENSIIVAHELTPADTILFSRRKVQGYVTDVGGVTSHAAIIARALRVPAILGTKYVSDYIKNGEFIIADGFEGIVISNPSHKTIEKYQEKLKEVKAYEKKLFEIIDLPNETLDGKKINLSANIEFDEEIDFVTKYGHCDIGLYRTEHLFLEAGDFPSEEYQVEEYCHIADVTYPNSVTIRTYDIGGDKLLPSSQKEDNPNLGWRGIRICLDRVEIFKEQLCAILKSSAKKNIKVLFPMISSVEEIRKAKKVLDEAKAELKKENVNFDKNIKVGVMIEVPSAYFLADAFAKEVDFFSIGTNDLIQYILAVDRGNERISQLYQEFHPAVIRALDKIIRIAHKNKIPVSVCGEMASYKLASIVLIGMGADELSVTPSEFTEIKNIIRSIKYKDAKKLVEEILELDTEEEIRQKVNKYYNKTFKK
- a CDS encoding DinB family protein; the protein is MKDLLHLYTKYNHWANKQLCLKISEIGNELLDKPVKNSFPSLRKTVYHIWDAEAIWLERLLGMSATDWPSNHFKGDFIEAQDLMLKMSERFVDYIATNDEEFLMSEFSYKGLGGQDYKNKRYLSIMHCMNHSTFHRGQLITILREFDVPDLPGTDLIIYIRENNL
- the rmuC gene encoding DNA recombination protein RmuC; this encodes MDIIFLIIGLLIGAIAAFFIAKYKFSSDKGISPDELNRLNSEITLIKTNLGKAEERNIFLQKDTEEKKSQLASQNEKLIDLNSALSKKNADFENLQTKLAEQKSELENLQQKFIKEFENLANKILDDKSDKFTRLNKDNLDNLIKPLREKLTDFENTVHRVHTDETKMRSQLIEQLNLLKDLNKQVTEETNNLTKALKGDSKTQGSWGEFILESVLEKSGLRKGSEYDVQSSSVNDDGKRLRPDVIIYLPDNKNLIIDSKVSLTAYEQFVSCVAESEKEICLKEHLKSVRNHIKGLSGKKYQDIPGSKSPDFVLMFMAVEPAFALAVQNDADIFTDAFNNNIVIVSPTTLLATLRTVASIWTQEKQNKNALEIARRGGQLYDKFCLFIDDLKEVQKQISKSGDSIEKAISKLSSGRGSLTSQVQDLKRLGAKATKNIDENFLELSQENNNENNNDNEGPTSSIHEIQSLGE
- a CDS encoding NAD(P)/FAD-dependent oxidoreductase, translating into MPKQKEVVIIGAGFGGLQAVKKLSKDKSLKITLIDRTNHHLFAPLLYQIATAVLSPADIAIPARNLTKGLNNVTVIMENVTRIDIDKHEVFFNNASIHYDYLILAAGMRTSYFGHDEWEKHTLGLKNLVDALRIRKQILFSFEEAENHPEKASELLNYIIIGGGPTGVEMAGSIAELSHTIIKKDFRKIDTSKAKITLIEAGPRLLPTFDEKLSEYTKKSLEERGVKVMVNTRVENIEQHKVFIQGDVLHSHLIIWAAGVEPVPLIQELKLPHDKQKRIIVNQYCSVDDHPEIFVIGDIAHFEQDGKPLPGLSPVAMQQGRYVARLILNEVKGEKRNKPFHYVDKGTMATIGRKDGIAESKGLKFKGFMGWLLWLFVHLWYQVGFKNKVSILVTWIWSYLTFGASARVIQSPIDSKDRFAF
- a CDS encoding glycosyltransferase family 39 protein, coding for MNWNYITNYPTNYPKTCLFFLLLLLTLFKLPAIGFDDIQPWDEGMYAARVNSIYLNGDFWDQAQHSVAGMDSGSQPPLVVWLGYFATKAFGLHDWILKLIPFIFGLLSVIVITMLGKELFDFKTGFLSAVIFSSSVLFSIYIKRFQLDIPVLFFILLPFYFIVKFLKTSEYEHTFFAGICFGLSLMTKLLVGFIVPLILICFLVTLFFHKNNLNRKKIFTGILILSFTGLLIALPWHYHVLEKYGGSFIQYIFGFHIYQRAVEGVDDNTKPSGIFFYINYLLTLFPFAILVFYSIYYDYKNKIQNNWKQLFIHLWFLIPLILISFFKTKLEPYAFLFLPAFTIITASFILNNHWSEKDRRNIFILLLFNIFWFFLGDYKRSFLSLITINLLISIPIILIIALCIYLLTKKDKINFDKLISPYTLTAFTLLFFIFNNIFLFFNPPAFENSFKLSNIKNYLDEKNVSEFIYVSPNYKYNPQLSYYFNGVDMNWNRGYKWNLVELNENPLLAKAKLDSLKNNYDYIIIEKDNINRGTYFESTSFIPDGYRLLMKYHGYELWGSNIESDSRTHFIK
- the serS gene encoding serine--tRNA ligase, whose amino-acid sequence is MLDIKLIRDNPDTVKQKLKTRNEDASQIDAILAIDTERLKLMQKADELKALRNKVSDEIAVMKKNKQDGSAKIEEMKKVGEEIKQLDETLKNFDGDIDVILRNLPALPADNVPIGKSADDNVETKVWGEKKTFDFKPKDHLELGKSLDILDFERGTKISGSGFPLYKGKGATLERALWNFMLDTHITKNGYSEVLTPVLVNRASMEAAEKVPKFEEDMYHMEKDDLFAIPTAEVPIINIHRDEILKDEELPIKYCGFTNCFRREAGSYGKDTKGFLRVHQFNKVELINFCKPEDSYEELQKMLCHATGILEALNVHYRILELCTADLGFAASKCYDLEVWSYAENKWLEASSVSNCTDFQSRRGKIRFKRNSPDAKSKTEFVHILNGSGLATSRLMVALLEANQTKEGKIIIPEVLRDYTKFDIIE